GGATCAGTAGTGATCGGACCGCGATAGATTATAGTTATTAGTGCTTTCGGTAGTTCGGCGTCCTTCCTTTGtgcttaataaaaaaatggcaaaagttGTTTCTCGTTGCCAAAAAGATGATTTTCTAGGATATTATTCCATAAAAACAATCGTTAGAACATTAATTCGTGTGCTAATGTTGAATATTAAAGATTCTTTTGCACGTGTTCAAATTCTTCATGGCGTCGGCTTGGGTTTGTGTcggcgtgtgtgcgtgtcgcGTGTGTGCTCTAGTGATGCCCTGCTCCTTTTTAACTAGTGTGGTAATTTCTATACACCAAGGCGTAAGTGAAAGAAGGATGCTGTGTGCCAGGAAaagattgtaaaaaaacagtaacgcTTGATAAATGATTAATTTGCTCTTTATCAAATCGTTTGATGTTTCATAAGCCATGATGTATCCAGTTTCGGATCTAACGGTACCTTGATGATTGTGGTAAAGCGATaagaagatttttatttctatctcGCTCTAACCTACGCTGGCAATGTACGCTCGGGCGTTCGCGCGTTTTTACTCCAACGCTAAGATCAGTGCAGCTTGCTGTACGCTAATGCCGGTCGGTacgagtgtgtgtgagagtgatCAAATTAATAATCAGTGCGTGTACTATGCGTCCACTAagcttgcaaattatttgcatttgtgtttgtgaagtGCGTTAtgaaaaggtgttttttcAATCGTGTGGtgcttgttcttttttctctacttTCGTGCTAGCTTCGGCtagttaataaaatttaaaattaataaaaaaagggcacAGGCCTTTGTggccagaaaaaaattaaggtgttggtttttttgtgccaaAAAGTTATGTAAATTCTTTGAGGAGCTTTTTGCGTACAATGCGCAATCTGTgcattgttttaatttgtgcatagaaaaatgtagcaattgcgGGCGAgggttttttatgtgtttttaaaatgtgcCAAAGTGCATTTAAGTGTGGGTGGGGAAAAATTGTGAAGTGCAAAAGTGAAGGGTCGTTAGAAAGCAGTATTGTCTTCCGAGGCGTCCTGCGTATAAATCGGGTAAGTTAACCaaattaaattagaaataTTAGAATTAAAATGGAAGCAATTGATAGGATAGTTTTTGGCAGCCGTTTATGGCTAATTATGAcattaaaaagtgtttatcTGCCTACATTTTTGATGCCATAAATGTAACATAAATGTAAGAACAGAACAGAAGAGGAGCGAAGCGTTGTTCTTGTTGTACTGCTTTTTTACgaggcttttttttattcgtttccgAAGCATGATCGAAGTGCGTGCGAACGAATGAGATGCGAGAGATGAGTTCGGGCGGCGCAGCTTCGCCAATCATgattgtgtaggtgtgtcgcgtgataacgaagcagaagagatCACGATAATGAGAGAAGGAGAAATAGGGATCAGTAGTGATCGGACCGCGATAGATTATAGTTATTAGTGCTTTCGGTAGTTCGGCGTCCTTCCTTTGTGCTTAAAAAAACAtggcaaaaattgttttatggtGCCAAAAAGATGATTTTCTAGGATATTATTCCATAAAAACAATCGTTAGAACATTAATTCGTGTGCTAATGTTGAATATTAAAGGTTCTTTTGCACGTGTTCAAATTCTTCATGGCGTCGGCTTGGGTTTGCGTCGGCTTGGGTTTGTGTcgtcgtgtgtgcgtgtcgcGTGTGTGCTCTAGTGATACCTGTGGTATCGTGATACTTGAACGCGTAAAGCGTGTAAGTAAAAGAAGGATGCTGTGTGCAAGGAaaagattgtaaaaaaaaaacagtaaagcGTGATAAATCATTAATTTGCCTCCTTATAAAATCTTTTAATGTTTCATCTGACATGATGTATCCAGTTTCGGATCTAATGGTACCTTGATGATTGTGGTAAAGCGAtaagaagattttatttcCCGCCTCGCTCTAACCTACGCTGGCAATGTACGCTCGGGCGTTCGCGCGTTTTTACTCCAACGCTAAGatcgcgtgtgtgtgagagtgataaaattaataatcagTGCGTGTACTATGCGTCCACTAagcttgcaaattatttgcatttgtgtttgtgaagtGCGTTAtgaaaaggtgttttttcAATCGTGTGGtgcttgttcttttttctcttcttttttgctaGCTTCGGCtagttaataaaattttaaattaataaaaaaaaagggcacagGCCTTTGTggccagaaaaaaatttaagtgttggtttttttgtggcaaAAAGTTATGTAAATTCTTTGAGCTTTTTGCGTACAATGCACATGTTGTGCGTTGTTTGAATTTGTGCATagaaaaatgtagcaattgcgggcgagggtttttttatgtgtttttaaatgtgccaaagcgcaTCGAAGTGTGGGTggggaaaaatggtgaagtgcAAAAGTGGAGGGTCGTTAGAAAGCAGTATTGTCTTCAGAAGTGTCCTGCGTATAAATGGTAGTTTACTCGGGTAAGTTAACAAAATTCAATCAGAAATATTAGAagtaaaatggaaacaattgaTAGGATAGTTTCTGGCAGCCGTTTATGTCAAATTATgatattaaaaagtttttatctGTCTACATTTTTGATGCCATAAATGTTAGAACAGAATTGAACGAGAGGAGCGAAGCGTTGTTTCTTGTTGCACTGCTTTTTTACGAGGCTTTTTACATTCGTTTCCGAAGCAGGATCGAAGTGCGTGCGAATGAGATACGAGAGATGAAATCGGGCGGCGCAGCTTCGCCAATTAtggttgtgtaggtgtgtcgcgtgataacgaagcagaagagatCACGATAATGAGAGAAGGAGAAGCAGGGATCAGTAGTGATCGGACCGCGATAGATTATAGTTATTAGTGCTTTCGGTAGTTCGGCGTCCTTCCTTTGTGCTtaataaaaaatggcaaaaattgttttttgttgccaaaaaGATGATTTTCTAGGATATTATTCCATAAAAACAATCGTTAGAACATTAATTCGTGTGCTAATGTTGAATAATAAAGCTTCTTTTGCACGTGTTCAAATTCTACATGGCGTCGGCTTGGATTTGTgtagtgcgtgtgtgcgtgtcgcGTGTATGCTCTAGTGATGCCCTACTCCTTTTTAACTAGTGTGGTAATTTCTATACACCAAGGCGTAAGTGAAAGAAGGATGCTGTGTGCAAGGAAaagattgtaaaaaaacagtaacgcTTGATAAATGATTAATTTGCTCTTTATCAAATCGTTTGATGTTTCATAAGCCATGATGTATCCAGTTTCGGATCTAACGGTACCTTGATGATTGTGGTAAAGCGAtaagaagattttattttccgcCTCGCTCTAACCTACGCTGGCAATGTACGCTCGGGCGTTCGCGCGTTTTTACTCCAACGCTAAGATCAGTGCAGCTTGCTGTACGCTAATGCCGGTCggtacgcgtgtgtgtgagagtgatCAAATTAATAATCAGTGCGTGTACTATGCGTCCACTAagcttgcaaattatttgcatttgtgtttgtgaagtGCGTTAtgaaaaggtgttttttcAATCGTGTGGtgcttgttccttttttttcgtgctagCTTCGGCtagttaataaaatttaaaattaataaaaaaatgggcaCAGGCCTTTGtggtcagaaaaaaaattaagttttgtttttttatgtgccaCAAAGTTATGTAAATTTTTCGAGAAGCTTGTTGCTTTTTGCGTACAATGCGCAATCTGTGCATTGTTTGAATTTGTGCATtgaaaaatgtagcaattgcgGGTGAgggttttttatgtgttttcaaaatgtgccaaagcgcaTTGAAGTGTGAGTGTGGGAAAAAAATGGGATGTGTAAAAGTGAAGGGTTGTTAAAAAGACAATACTGCGTCTTCCGAAGCGTCCTGCGATCGTTTACTCGGGTaagttaacaaaatttaatcagAAATCTTAGAAGTAAAATTAGAAGGCATTGATAGGATAGTTTCTGGCGGCCGTTAATGgctaaaaaaatccccccttTCCGCCTTTTCTCCTCTCGGTCAGGAATTTTGTATTAATAAGGATCTCCCATAACTATTCTTCCTAGGGACTCCTCTCCAAGGCGCTTGATCCGCCACCAATGCTGTGTGTTTCAAGTTCAAACACTTACCAATTATTATCTGCCTCACTGGGTGTTGGATCCTGGCCATCCTGGTCATCTTCCACTTCCTCCACTATATTCGAAGGTGTACGATCATCAATCTCTACCGAATCGTATATCACAGCCTTTGCCATCGTGTACACTAATGCTACCAGTGGTTGAAGTTCCGTGTTGGTGTCCGATTGTACGATGATTTCTTGTGTACCGCGAGGACCAGCATACAGGATAAGTCGGTTTTTGCCTTCCTCAAGATAGCACACCTCACTATCACTGAAGTGGCCCCGATACTCCAACCGGTCACGCTGTATCTCAACGTAGAGAAGTAGTTTTTCGAATGCAAACAACTTTCCACTGTACTTCCGGCGCACGTTTGTGTCGTAGATGTCGACTAAGAAGAGACGCTGGAACTTTCCATGGTAGAGAAGATTTATCTGTAAGACAACGAGATAGTTGGTTTGAGTAACTGAAAAATGCGTCATTGATTGTTTCGTATTAATCTCTTTCTTACGGGAGTATCTCGTGCCGGATTCCGATTCCCTTCCGGTTGAAGAATTAATGTCAGCGGAATATCCTGCTTTAGACTTGAGTTTGTTGCCAGTTGGCTACCTCCACACTGCCGGATGTCATGTATATTGATGGCTTGATTAACGCGATCGATCAATAAGCTAAGCCGTTTGTCAACTTTACACAGTAAAGCCGTCCTTCGGCTCAACGTGCGCTTTCCATCTCCTTCCGTTAGTAAATTCTTTACCATCTCGTTCAGCAGTAGCTTATATCGCGGTAATCGTTGTATCGGTTGCAGCAACAAACTGTTCAATCCCAGCTTATCATCAAGATCGTGCTGGATCTTGAGGAAGTAATCGTGGTATCGCAATCGCAATGATTCCGAATCAGCCTGATGCATTGCAAACTGTACGTAGCAGTAGAACCGTTCATTCTCGATGTAGCTCAGAAACACTTCAGCAATCTTTGCCGCCATTTGGACACTATTCTCTGACGCCGTTGCTGATGAGTTGGCAGCACGCTCCAGATCGGGCAGAAGGTCATCCCGATGGAGGCGCAGTATTTGTTCCAGAttgatgaaaataatattacgCAACCCACGCAGTGCCGCGGGCAGTGTTTGTGCGTACATCGCGGGGACATAGTTACGAATGCCCTGATCAAGCGTTTCAATGTACTTTTGCTCCTTTTCAATCAGTTCGGCGATCACTTTCCGGATGTGATCTACGGGGACGATTGTATCGTACTCGGGTGCTTCCAGCTCAGGAGTTAtcgagtagtagtagttgttCTTAATGTTTTGTCCTTCGCCTATGACATCTTCCTCATCGGTGCtacagaaagaagaaaacgattAATAATATGTATAGCCGAACGAATAGCAAATACATTGGGACATACAACGAGACAACGCAACAAGCAGAACCGATCCAATCACTACTGAGTGTACAAAAGCATTTGAGGGTGTATAGCATAAAAAACAGATGGGGGACAAAGCGAACTACAACGTGTTTAAAGCTGTTACTCACGACGACTCAAACGAAGAATAGCCATCGGTTAAGGTTGGATCATCTAACTCTTCGTAGACTACCTCAGGAGGTTCGTGTTTATGATGTCCCGTATGGTCTCTGTGCAAATAGGGACGCGAAAGGATAATCATAAGAGAGACTTATGGATATACTGGTcttattctgttttgttggGAAAGCCATGTGTATAGCAATCTGAGGAGTTCAGGTTTAGACGAGGTACCAGAAGCTCTAGCTGATGACGGCATAACATGACTAGTATCGGCTAtcagtttcatatttttatcaaacacTTGATAACGATCGATAAAGAAGCTTCTTCGTGGATGTGGACTTTATATTGCTCCAACCAAAGGATACAAAGACTCCGGAACGTGATAAAGTTGTCGGATTCGATTCAAAAATTGATCTTTGGTGGAATTAAATCGAAAATTGTTGGGGAGCGACCCAGCACAAAGATCAGTAGCTATGGCTTGATAGAAACCTCCACAATCTGTTTGATCACCATAAGCAACTGTGAATAGAAGATTTTTTCCATAGGTCGAGATAACATGCCCATTCTTTATGGAATAAATTGATATCTTGGCCAAGTCAGTACGATGTACTCAAGTTTGAGTGAGGTGACTAAAGGCGAAAAAGATTTTTCACCTTCAGTACTAACATACATACGCATCTGAAAGTGTCAAATCAAAGTCCAATTATTCGCGATGAAGATAAACAATTCATTCttgggctaatgtgtatcaATGAACAATGGAGAGTGGATTAGACATTAGACCAAGGTTTTGATATGACGGTTTATTGGATTTCCAACTCAAGGGATGTTAGTACATAAATGACGtcatatttattcaaaaatgGATTCCCCGATCGTCGCGATGAGTCACTTCTAAAAAAAGTCTGAAGAACGATCAGAGAATGCTATTTCTTCCGACATGCTCCAACGTAATCCGTTCTGTTAACTATTCTAATCTCTCTTGAACTAAAATAGAACCGACAAACCGTCTAGCACTCGTCAACTATAACGACCACGCACGCAAACTCTCCCCAAAACAGATTGCAAAATGATTCACCGGGATTTTTAAAACCGCGGAAAAGGgttttaaatggaaaataaatccatcGATTGTAAATTTCCTCCCTCGTTGGTGTACGGCAGCGTTATCATAGCGAACCATCAGCTTATCAGCTAGCAGAAGGTCGTACCGGTGTTATGTTTATATAGACAGTGACTCACGGTCACTTCGGAGTGGACGATCTTACCTCTCGTACACGGTATCGTATATCCTTTCGGCAATGGCGCTCGCCCGACGTGAAAGCTTCGTTCGATCGTGCGACGAAGGTAGGGTTGGAAGGGAGTGCGGCTTTGGCGCAACCATCAGTGTATGTTCGATTTTCGTTCGAAGTTCCTGCATTTGCACTGTGGTGGATGGTTTCCGTGGCACTGGTGGGCTTTTACTTCTatcatcgatcgatcgctGTATATTTGGGTTACTGAGACGCGCGATCGTTTCAAACTGACTTGCTAATTGACGCACGGCACTCGGTGTGGCGGGTGTGGAGACCGTATCGAAGGTGTTAATCGTTCGCTTGAGCGAATCCGTCGATGCGGTACGGTCGTCCGAAATGGAAATACCACTGTCACGGAAATCCCGGATGTGTGCCACACCGGGTAGCCTCGGTTTCGGTGGAATCGGTGGACGAATCGGATGCATTTTTGTTGTGAGCTATTAAACTGACACTTTGGTGGAGCACAAGGAACGAAGTTAAGAACAAACACTTCATACGGAACACTCCGTTAAGATGAAAGTGAGCAGGCAAATGTCCAGCCGATTGATTAGATAACGCATTCACGCTTTGAGGAGTAAGCTCCAACACTAGTGAAACGACGAACTCTTCAATGTTTTATGGTACACACGCCTGTACGCGTGAACACCATCCGTCCAGTCGAAAGGTACATAGCGAACTGTCCATTATCGATCATATCGACGTCCAAGACTAGTAGAATGGGGAAGTTGCTTATCTCGCTTGGCACAGGAATGTCTACCGACGGCCTATCTGCCCGTGTGCGCGTGCTATCAGAAGTTGCGAATAATGGATTTCGATCCGATACCGATGTGTGGACACATCGGCAAACAGACGGTGGGCGCTTATTTATTTGCGTTACGGATTTAGCGTGATGTTGACAGAACTGCTTTGTGGTCAATTGTTAGTTTGATATCTTCCAGAAAGGTACCTCAAAAGCCGTGTAGTTCCGTGGAGAAAGTAAAAATTTCGGGGAACCCCGGGAATTTTTGTTGGGACGAATTTTTAGAGCGATCATTGAAAAGCTAGAACTTTATTATGCACTTCGTAAAGGTGTTAAAAGAGAGGTTTTTGACTACAGATTAGTTCGcacaagtttttttgttttttccgttCTAAGTGTGTTTTGCGTGTACCGCACAGTACTGGCCGTAGAATTTGTCCCGGTTAGCCGTGTTACCGAAGTCAATCGGATGTTTCGCCTCGTTCTGCATCACATTCAGCCGCACCTCGGACTTCTTGCTGATCCGTACGTTGGGCATTTTTCCATCGCGCCCAAAACGATCGATAAACGCGAAGCCAGTGTATTTTTCCGTTTGGCGTCCAAATTCCTTAAAACAGTATTAACGTGAGTATCGggtgtaaatttttaaaattaaaaaaagtgaattttCTCAGTCTTTACCCGCACGAAATGGAATTTAACACACACGACTGCTCGCTCACAGAGCAGCACACGGTGGGAGCTGATCGTTTCGCTGTCGTACCGGACACGATCGGAGTACAGCACCAGGCCCAGCTTTGTCGGGCTTATTTTCTCGTCCATGTTAAACAGCCGGTAGTTTTGGAAGAGCAATTTACGGAAACCGGCCACCTGCACCTCGACGTACGCCAGCTTACGGAACAGATCCTGGTGCTCCATGTGGCCCGAGTTCATCTGTTCGGATATCTGTACGACCAGCGCCTGAAGGAAGTGTTCCAACTTGTTCCAGTGCTGTATGCACAGGAAGGTAAACTCATCCATCGTCGGCGCGACCATACTGTCGGTGATACTGGAGCGCTGTAATTAAAAGTGTCAGTTCTGGTTTTAATTGCTGCTGATAGAAAAGAAGAAGCGGAGGAAAGGTTGAAAGCGATACTGAACCAGTAATGGGGTGTAATCTgttgtttaagttttgatAGATGGCATTTTGCTTTATCGATTGATTGCTTATCAGTAGTGGGTTAAATTGAGTTAGATTTGTTGAGGGGGTGGGGGATACGTGTAGCAAAAAAGCGTAAACCGTTCGATTGCAGTCCTAGGTTTAATGAACAGAATTCTATCgtctttttgatatttttttggagaaataaaattgtgtgATTGTAGACTATTCGCATGCCTTAAATTATTATCCAATTTAATTatctaatttaatttcaaaatttaatcttATCTTGGTTAGAACAACTCTTATATTGGCCCTAAATTTCATTCAAGTCACTAATAAAAAGAGGGATGATTATTTAATAATGAGAAAACAGTCAAGCGTTATTTGTCCgcaatatttcatgaaaaaagtCCATAGTGATTCAACCCCTTGCGACTGTTATATCATTTCACCAGAGAAGTTATACAAATCGTAATCTTTCATGAAACGTTTCACATGGTACGTTGAAACTATAGGTTGCAATATTCacagtttttcaattttgtgaACATCGTTACGAGATGGATGTTTTTATAAAGAAAGTTTAGAtcaaatttgaacaaaaaattcaCTCACCGTTGCTTTATGGATGTTCTTAAGCACTTCCGCTGCCGGTTTGAACAGGCGAATGTATTCGTTGTATACATCGAGCGCTCCTTCCTGTAAAAGTTACAAATCACATTTTTgtactattattttttttaactatatCACCAACTCACCTTCAAGTATCCGATGAACATTTCACAAATTTCATCGATTCCCGTGTCCGGCCGTGAAAGGTCCTCATACAAACGTTTGGCATGGAAATGCAGTATACGGTCATACACGCGCATAAAGTCAGCCACGCGGGACGCCAACTCGTTGGGCAGCTCGTTGAAGTAGTAACGTCTATTTGCAGCCAGTATTCTGCAGAAGTTCTTCTGCATGGTGGCAAGCTGTGCTATAGGTTTGTCCGTACTCCTGCAGGAAGATACTTGTTAAACTGTGTTAAGAAAAGGGGACCCGGACGATATACGTCCAACACCAGACGACGATTATACTACCACCAGCACCAACAATGTAACATTCCTGTCTTCCAAACAGAGCATGGCACCAAAGGCGAATATGAGATACATGAACATGTGCaacgcaacgaaacaaaaagagcGAGATTCATTTTCCCAATTACACATAGCAATAACGTCCTGTTGCTTTCCAATCTAtggtattaattttattatcaaaCCACATCAAACGAGGGGTTTGAAATGAGTCGGGCGTCGGACTTATAGCTAAAACGTTGGTGATATGTACAGAGATGATTTGTGGGAACAAAACAGGGGAATTGAGGGATTAAGACGAGCACACAGTACAGAGGCCTCCCGATATTGCTGAAGCCACATAGAAACCACCTACAGGCTAACATACCACGTAGTTTGGGAGGTGGATTCGTAGCTTTCTCCTGAAAGGAAGAAGAATCATGGTTCAAACCCATTCCTTTAGGAAGAGAATGAAAAGAGAATTCAACGACTTACGCATACTATTGGCAGCACTGTTGTTAGACATCATACTGGTAACGCTGCGCCGGTTAATTGTCATTACGCTAGGTATCCGAGGGCGGACAAGCGTATTGATCCGATCGCGCTCATTTACCGCAAAGTCTTGCATCATTTTTTCTATGTGCGTGGATACACGCTGTGCCTCGTTCATGTCACTGCAGGTTACCTCGATCTCCTGGATGCCACGCTTCCTTGCGTAGAGGTACACCTTGTTCCGGTTCTCATTGTGGATGCCTATTTCCGACTCATCGTACCGCCCACGGTACTCGAGGTGGGTTTTCACCTTCTCCGTGTAAATGGCACTACGTTCGAAGAGGAACAGCTTTGCCGGATAGCGTCTTCGGTGGTCCCAATCGTAGATGTCTACTTCGAACATCTTCCGGAACTTACCCTGACTGAACAGGTTAATCTGGAAGAAGGAATTGCGTAGTTTAATTAGAGATTTAGTATTACTCTTCGTTGTATTGTTCCCCACGCTGTCCACCTGGTTAGTGTAGATAGAAGAccatagaacaaaaaaaaatctataatcCCTCGTATAACGTGTAACTGTTTGTTAGTATCCCCAACAATCCGTCACCTTCCATAACCTCTGAACTGGTATGTTAGTGTGGTGGACCTTAATGTGCCTTAAAGTGTTCGAGATCAAGTGTCTAGGAAAATGCCCAATCAGTAATGGCGGTAAGACCAGTGCCAGTGTTCTCCTGTTCCTCACTCACGGATTCTCGTTTGGCCGGATTATGATCCTGATGGGGGCGCAGTATCAACACCATCGGTGCGTGTAGCGGACTGCTGAAGAGATCGGATATCGCAAGGCACTGATTCATGAGTTCCAGCCGCACACTGTTCGGACCCTGAGTTGTATACAATCGAGGTAAAAACGTGCCaatttcaaacacacacacacatgtacacacacacgcaatgaacacggtcacacaaacaataatTTGGGTGTGATTTGTAACAGTCTGCGGATGAAAaacttgatttgttttgtcgcTCACAAAACTCGAGCAGGTCAGTGTGTACTGTCACACGGATACGCACCTCGTAGCACTCCTGAATGTCGTTAATGCTCATCGCTTCGTTCACGATGTCGATGAAGCGTTCGAGACGCTTTTCGGCCTTGCACAGGATGCCGATCTCGTCCTTGACCGATTCGAGTAGTGTGTCTTCCATCTGCTTCAGGATTTCCTTGTTAATCTCAGCAAGCAGAAGCTTGTACCGGGGGAGTCGTTGAATCGGTTGCAGAAGGAAACTGTTTAGTCCGAGCTTATCGTCTACCTCCTGCTGACGACGCTACAAATCGAGAAGAAGATGTATtaaaactactactactaacaATACTAAGCCGAAGCCGTTCTACCTACCTGAAAGAAGTCCAAATTTCTATTACATATCCGTTCCGACTTTGGGCGATTGAGGGCAAACATAATGTAGCAGTAGAACTTGTCATTCTCCAGGAACCAGATGAAGGTTTCTGCGATCCCGGCAATGCTTGCCCGGTTACTCTCCAGCATCGGTAGAAACTGGTTCTGGTGCAGGTTATGTATCTTCTCGATGTTACCGAAGATGTGATACTTCTGACCGCGCAGCGCCGGTGGAAGATCTTTCCCACTCATAATGCTGACATAGTTTTCGATACCTCGCCCAAGCGTTTGTACGTAGTTTGCCTCATTTTCCAACAGCTCCTGTAGAATGCTTGTTACGCGACTGTTGATGAAAGAAGTGATGTGAGAAGTCACTGTGAGTGTTATAGGTCCCAACATCACCAGCGCAGGCAGTACTTACGCCGTTTTGAGGGAACTGTTCGAATCGGGTCGTACTGCGAATGGTTCTCCGTCCTCCGAGTCACTATCGAACGAACTGCTGCTAAACTCGTCATGCTCTTCGTAGTGTGGAGTACCATGATCGATCACCGGTACGTGCATATTGTGAGCTTCTGAAATCTCTGGCGGTGCTGCCCCTTCGCCGAATTCGCCCTCACTGCAAACACAAAGCATTAGGAGCGGATTATGAGCAGTTCTTTTCAGCTCAGTTGACTTTTAGGTGGCACGCTTGATAAGAAGTTTAAGGGGATTTTCCCATGTATCGTTAAACAAGTAAACATAAACTCTACAAACGATAACTACAAACGTTAGTTATCGAGGATAAACTGGAGCAGCTATTTCTAAGCAAATTTGCTTGCGTTCACTTGAAGCGACATTTCGGCACTGATGGAACTCTTCACAATTTTGAGAACATGATAAGAGAAATTCAAAAATGAGTTAATTTCGTACTAGCGTGATTACAATGGACATTCCAATCAAGCGACGCTTCTCTGTTTACCATTCAGTTCGTTGTTTTGGACATTCGTAACAGCACAGGCGTAAGTGACTCTTGTGTGCGGTTTCGATGACTCAGTCGCTATGGTTCGCAAATGGTTTAAAGTTCTTCCGCAAATCGGGTTGGAGGTGCGTGCTTTCGCGCTAGAATCGCGATGCGCAAACCGATTTAATTCCACTTTGATCGTTTGACCTCAGTGAGCTGTTTGTTCCTGCGCTCTCTGTTGTCTCATTTGTCATTAAATGTGATTTCT
The DNA window shown above is from Anopheles funestus chromosome 3RL, idAnoFuneDA-416_04, whole genome shotgun sequence and carries:
- the LOC125768052 gene encoding uncharacterized protein LOC125768052 isoform X2 — protein: MHPIRPPIPPKPRLPGVAHIRDFRDSGISISDDRTASTDSLKRTINTFDTVSTPATPSAVRQLASQFETIARLSNPNIQRSIDDRSKSPPVPRKPSTTVQMQELRTKIEHTLMVAPKPHSLPTLPSSHDRTKLSRRASAIAERIYDTVYESTDEEDVIGEGQNIKNNYYYSITPELEAPEYDTIVPVDHIRKVIAELIEKEQKYIETLDQGIRNYVPAMYAQTLPAALRGLRNIIFINLEQILRLHRDDLLPDLERAANSSATASENSVQMAAKIAEVFLSYIENERFYCYVQFAMHQADSESLRLRYHDYFLKIQHDLDDKLGLNSLLLQPIQRLPRYKLLLNEMVKNLLTEGDGKRTLSRRTALLCKVDKRLSLLIDRVNQAINIHDIRQCGGSQLATNSSLKQDIPLTLILQPEGNRNPARDTPINLLYHGKFQRLFLVDIYDTNVRRKYSGKLFAFEKLLLYVEIQRDRLEYRGHFSDSEVCYLEEGKNRLILYAGPRGTQEIIVQSDTNTELQPLVALVYTMAKAVIYDSVEIDDRTPSNIVEEVEDDQDGQDPTPSEADNNWDEHKLTSSLIDAQQQFLEVLKANQRFYLDTLSVDVKSKLTSFISAFEAIMELHQGILQDLAQPHADPDKVCQCFDRYLKTDVFDPYYDYLREFRKATKWIQHSQTPSNFNNRVASTVKQFTFLCIEHMQEYSRYFEVLIVKYSENSTLNIPIDTELFQRLAYVLVHLNTYRNNLAVNYELFLIDENAPACGMVCHSERVTLINPPVAADTGPCRLFVCEKAAICVKVQDVPEDDQQVERFVRVLFFDRFQGRGVPMRMRKSKRELQRLNFLINGFKFRMDFDSTQAQSTFYSSYVNRYIMI
- the LOC125768052 gene encoding uncharacterized protein LOC125768052 isoform X1, translating into MHPIRPPIPPKPRLPGVAHIRDFRDSGISISDDRTASTDSLKRTINTFDTVSTPATPSAVRQLASQFETIARLSNPNIQRSIDDRSKSPPVPRKPSTTVQMQELRTKIEHTLMVAPKPHSLPTLPSSHDRTKLSRRASAIAERIYDTVYERDHTGHHKHEPPEVVYEELDDPTLTDGYSSFESSTDEEDVIGEGQNIKNNYYYSITPELEAPEYDTIVPVDHIRKVIAELIEKEQKYIETLDQGIRNYVPAMYAQTLPAALRGLRNIIFINLEQILRLHRDDLLPDLERAANSSATASENSVQMAAKIAEVFLSYIENERFYCYVQFAMHQADSESLRLRYHDYFLKIQHDLDDKLGLNSLLLQPIQRLPRYKLLLNEMVKNLLTEGDGKRTLSRRTALLCKVDKRLSLLIDRVNQAINIHDIRQCGGSQLATNSSLKQDIPLTLILQPEGNRNPARDTPINLLYHGKFQRLFLVDIYDTNVRRKYSGKLFAFEKLLLYVEIQRDRLEYRGHFSDSEVCYLEEGKNRLILYAGPRGTQEIIVQSDTNTELQPLVALVYTMAKAVIYDSVEIDDRTPSNIVEEVEDDQDGQDPTPSEADNNWDEHKLTSSLIDAQQQFLEVLKANQRFYLDTLSVDVKSKLTSFISAFEAIMELHQGILQDLAQPHADPDKVCQCFDRYLKTDVFDPYYDYLREFRKATKWIQHSQTPSNFNNRVASTVKQFTFLCIEHMQEYSRYFEVLIVKYSENSTLNIPIDTELFQRLAYVLVHLNTYRNNLAVNYELFLIDENAPACGMVCHSERVTLINPPVAADTGPCRLFVCEKAAICVKVQDVPEDDQQVERFVRVLFFDRFQGRGVPMRMRKSKRELQRLNFLINGFKFRMDFDSTQAQSTFYSSYVNRYIMI